One window of the Etheostoma spectabile isolate EspeVRDwgs_2016 chromosome 16, UIUC_Espe_1.0, whole genome shotgun sequence genome contains the following:
- the LOC116704788 gene encoding mucin-2 isoform X2, whose product MVSKEPNHLLTGQTNGKSTLGDKLPGTMTVRSVLLNRDSPDIESRLKRRRNRTHQVRFKDLEDGSSSSGNSGTGENNSHQKPATNSDSPHPQRKHSSRSPKPWTDRDGPQIQSLPGQTSVVGAVRGDMASTIEVVAAFLARAPPHPLTPGPTRRCWAPPQTNSLTLPMTRRPSTSTSTAIQTSPCLKKPQSLSSTHTRSHSIGDSVGMDGDDEHDSQDEYLAHNHVLVPRSKDQNGPPGPGDPTVVERRSKASKTDIKSAVSVVKSFRHSCPPSVLPNTEPFHCSSMSCRDGAKRQGSSTPSVVRRRKRLNRTTSDPGKEVHFCTTLTQTESPSPSLPPSNTKLCTTLVQTESPFPHQNSKYCTTQSQTESQHISLPLDNKQCTTPIQISNSRPTLPPNAEQCTTKKKTDSPCHFVTPNHEPCTTQTQTCRLCASPPLTISLSAMQIQSESPVSPTVTQDPPTTQITTVPYCSSDPPTSAPKQTPEHCAKPPSSSPTKPVCTTPPPPIALPIPCSTSAFTVVQHPIPYYTVVSPPTTPSTAVVCSSPSSTAPSCTTQICTSPISNIVSSAPLTSSTPTATVTPNITPFDPISHPTTAPNVTHQPPHNASNATPPTNLTPCTFVTQTALSCTSISYYSTTHSVSHHAPHPNSATPSYATLIQTVSHCNIPCQALQNTSSSITGITPYSSPVPKLKSCTSPPPLVKTYAPNLPNAQQCATPTKAVPLYSSTFRAAPPYTPPSQAPYNAQDKRGIRLPPPPPPPPPYTPRKKGSDPPGHVIRTPMLRADGMANNKDKDGKNEKKEDIKCTDSPKLCERASSLKHRAQTPPVAVMKGEKQSSSSSSSPAKACFKSSCLSSAQAQLGALHKMLCSGPNARPNTPNSQHPLPPNQQGCSGARGCCASGERSTAGPLTATQADTLRQVQEILGGLVSGARCKLDPSRVTEKLLGPNGPLHDIRNLQTQLHSLEGVLETSQNTIKVLLDVIQDLEKKEAERDGHSYRTGQDIENCGTCRDCACIIYRYVDGCVLIVEHDFRLQEGQVVRTWKVGDPPEGSPQTPTPQHSEPHQQDSPQPVRPPATNKKNRKKCFWFL is encoded by the exons atGGTGAGCAAAGAGCCCAACCACTTGCTTACAGGCCAAACCAATGGCAAGAGCACCTTGGGGGACAAGTTGCCTGGGACAATGACTGTGCGCTCTGTGCTCCTCAATCGAGACTCTCCAGATATTGAGAGCCGCCTCAAGCGCCGCCGCAACCGCACCCACCAGGTACGCTTTAAAGACCTGGAggatggcagcagcagcagtggcaaCAGTGGAACAGGAGAAAACAATAGCCATCAGAAGCCTGCCACAAATAGTGACAGTCCACATCCTCAACgcaaacacagcagcaggtccCCCAAGCCATGGACTGACAGGGATGGACCACAGATTCAGAGTTTACCTGGCCAAACCTCTGTGGTGGGGGCTGTGCGTGGGGACATGGCAAGTACTATAGAGGTAGTGGCTGCTTTCTTAGCCAGGGCCCCTCCTCATCCATTGACACCGGGCCCTACACGTCGATGCTGGGCACCACCACAGACTAACTCCCTAACGTTGCCAATGACACGCAGGCCCAGTACGAGCACCAGCACAGCCATCCAGACCTCCCCATGCCTTAAAAAGCCCCAGTCCCTCTCTTCCACCCACACACGTAGCCACAGCATCGGGGACTCAGTGGGCATGGATGGGGATGATGAGCATGACTCCCAAGATGAATACCTTGCGCACAACCATGTGTTGGTGCCTAGGTCCAAGGATCAAAATGGTCCTCCTGGGCCTGGGGATCCAACTGTGGTGGAACGGAGGTCTAAAGCCTCCAAGACAGacatcaaatcagctgttagTGTGGTTAAAAGCTTCAGGCACAGCTGCCCCCCTTCAGTGCTTCCCAACACTGAGCCATTTCACTGTTCCTCTATGTCTTGTCGAGATGGCGCCAAGCGTCAGGGAAGCAGCACTCCCTCAGTAGTCAGGAGGAGAAAGCGGCTGAATAGGACAACAAGTGATCCTGGAAAGGAAGTGCACTTTTGCACCACTCTCACTCAGACTGAAAGCCCCAGTCCATCCCTGCCACCCTCAAATACCAAACTCTGTACCACTCTAGTTCAAACTGAGAGCCCTTTCCCACATCAAAATTCAAAGTATTGTACCACCCAAAGTCAAACTGAGAGCCAACATATATCTCTACCTTTGGATAACAAACAATGCACAACTCCAATTCAAATCTCCAACTCTCGCCCAACCCTACCTCCAAATGCGGAACAgtgcaccactaaaaaaaaaacagactcgCCTTGTCACTTTGTCACTCCAAATCATGAACCGTGCACTACCCAGACACAAACTTGCAGGCTCTGTGCTTCCCCACCTCTGACGATATCACTGAGTGCAATGCAAATTCAATCGGAGAGTCCTGTATCCCCAACTGTGACTCAAGACCCTCCCACCACCCAAATAACTACTGTGCCTTACTGTTCCTCTGACCCACCTACAAGTGCACCAAAACAGACCCCGGAACACTGCGCTAAACCACCTTCCTCCTCTCCAACCAAACCAGTTTGCACCACCCCACCTCCACCCATAGCACTGCCCATTCCTTGCTCCACTTCTGCATTTACTGTTGTCCAACACCCTATCCCCTATTATACCGTTGTGTCGCCACCAACAACCCCCAGCACAGCTGTTGTCTGCTCCAGTCCTTCCTCAACTGCACCATCATGCACCACCCAAATCTGCACCTCCCCTATCTCAAACATAGTATCATCAGCTCCCCTAACCTCTTCCACCCCTACAGCGACTGTAACCCCCAATATAACTCCCTTTGACCCCATTAGCCATCCAACCACTGCCCCAAACGTAACACATCAGCCACCACACAATGCATCAAATGCTACACCTCCTACAAATTTAACACCATGCACATTTGTAACTCAAACTGCCCTGTCATGCACCTCCATATCATATTACTCTACTACACATTCGGTTAGTCACCATGCCCCTCACCCTAATTCTGCAACACCTTCTTATGCCACTCTCATACAAACTGTGTCTCATTGCAACATTCCATGTCAAGCTCTGCAAAATACCTCTTCTTCCATCACAGGCATAACCCCCTACTCCTCTCCAGTCCCCAAATTAAAATCTTGCACTTCTCCGCCtccacttgtgaaaacatatgCACCCAATCTTCCTAATGCACAACAATGTGCTACACCAACTAAAGCTGTTCCTCTTTATTCTTCCACATTTCGTGCTGCACCACCTTATACGCCCCCCTCTCAGGCGCCCTACAACGCTCAGGATAAGAGGGGCATTCGACTTCCACCTCCTCCCCCGCCACCTCCACCTTACACTCCACGCAAAAAGGGAAGTGATCCACCAGGTCATGTAATCCGAACACCCATGCTCAGGGCAGACGGCATGGCCAACAACAAAGATAAAGatgggaaaaatgaaaaaaaagaagatataaaaTGCACAGACTCACCCAAGCTCTGTGAGAGAGCCAGCTCTCTGAAGCACAGAGCTCAAACTCCGCCAGTTGCTgtgatgaagggagagaagcagtcctcctcatcctcctcctctcctgccAAGGCCTGTTTTAAGTCCAGCTGTCTCAGCTCAGCCCAGGCTCAGCTTGGGGCACTACACAAAATGCTCTGCTCAGGACCCAATGCCAGGCCCAACACCCCCAACAGCCAACATCCTCTCCCTCCAAACCAGCAGGGTTGCTCTGGAGCTAGGGGCTGCTGTGCTTCTGGTGAGCGGTCTACAGCTGGGCCCCTGACTGCCACCCAGGCTGACACACTAAGACAGGTCCAGGAAATTCTGGGAGGGTTGGTGTCTGGAGCCAGGTGTAAACTGGACCCATCCCGGGTAACAGAAAAGCTCCTGGGTCCAAATGGACCCCTGCATGACATCCGTAACCTGCAGACTCAGCTCCACAGCCTGGAGGGGGTACTGGAGACTAGCCAGAACACCATTAAGGTCCTGCTGGATGTCATTCAAGACCTTGAGAAGAAGGAAGCTGAGAGAGACGG ACATTCATACAGGACCGGACAGGACATTGAAAACTGTGGGACCTGCAGGGACTGTGCCTGCATCATCTACAGGTATGTGGATGGATGCGTCCTCAT TGTAGAGCATGACTTTCGTCTGCAGGAAGGGCAAGTGGTACGGACATGGAAGGTGGGTGACCCTCCTGAGGGATCGCCTCAGACTCCCACTCCCCAGCACTCTGAACCCCACCAACAAGACTCCCCCCAGCCAGTGCGACCGCCTGCCACCAACAAGAAGAACAGGAAGAAATGTTTCTGGTTCCTCTGA